The region ACGACGAGGACACCGCGGTCTCCGCCGAGGACACCCGCGAACTCCTCTCCTGCTACGGCATCACCGCCTACCCCGACATCCCCGTGTCCTCCGCCGACGAGGCCGTGGTGGCCGCCGGGCGGCTGGGCTACCCCGTGGTGGTCAAGGCCGACTCGCCCGACCTGCGGGTGCGGGCCGGGGGCACCTTCGTCCGCGCCGACCTGCGCACCCCCGACGACGTGCGCAGCGCCTACCTGTCGCTGGCCGACCGGTTCGGCGCGGAGGCCGACCTGGTCGTGCAGCGCATGGTCGCCCCCGGGGTGCCCACCGTGGTGCGCGCGGGCGACAACCGGTCGTTCGGCTCGGTGGTCTCCTTCGGCCTGGCCGACGTCACCGCCGAACTCCTCGACGACCGGGCGTTCCGGCTGGCCCCGCTCACCGACATGGACGCCGCCGACCTCATCCACGCCGTGCGCGCCGCGCCGCTGCTGTTCGGGCTGCCCGCCGGGGCCACCTCCCTGGCCGAGCAGCCCAACGTGGAGGCGCTGGAGGAACTCCTCATCCGGGTCTCGCGCCTGGTGGAGGCGTTCCCCGAGATCGGCTACATCGACCTGGACCCGGTGCTGGTCAACGCCACCGGCGCGCACGTGCTCGGCGCCCGCATGTGGCTGCGCGAGGCCCCCGAGGTCCGGCCCGACGCCGGCCCCCGGCGGCTGCGCGGGGTGACGTTCTGATGCGGCGGCCCGCGCCCGGGTCCGGGCGAGGGGTGACGTCCTGATCAGGCACTGGGCATCCCGTTTCTCCCAGCGGTCGCGAAGTGCCGCGGTGAGGAGGCAGGATAGGGATATGAGGAAAACACGCGCCGTGTCCACGGACTGGCGGCTGGAGATCGAACGCAGCGGCTACTATCCCGCGCTGGTGATCGACGCCGTCGCCACGGCCCTGGGCGACGAGAGCGCCGAGGCGTTCGTCGTGCACCACGAGGCGACCTTCGACCCGGCGATGGAGATGCGGCGGCACATCACCGTCATGCTGCTCACCGCCACCCGGCTCGTGGTGTGCCACACCGACGAGCACCCGCCCACCGAGCCCGGCGGCACCTCGCACGCGTCCACCACCACCGACAGCATCCAGCTCGGCAACATCCAGTCGGTCGCCCTCACCAGGGTCGTGCCCAACCCCGCGCAGTACACGCCCGGGAGCATGCCCAGCGAGCTGGTCCTCAGCGTCAACCTCTCCGTCAACTGGGGCGCGGTCGCCCACATCGACCTGGAGCCGGCCTCCTGCGCCGACGAGAGCTGCGAGCTCGACCACGGCTACACCGGCGCCATCACCGCCGAGCCGCTCACCCTGCGGGTGAGCGAGGCGGCCGACGGGGCCGAGGCCGTCGCCACCATGCTGAACTTCGCGAACGCGCTGTCGGCGGCCACCCGCTGACACCGGGACCCTGCGGGGCCGGGGACCGCCGCGGTCCCCGGCCCCGCCGCGTTTCACGCGTTCGCCCCCCGGCCGTGACACGGACTTAACGAACACGGTTCACCCGGCCGTGGTGCCCCGGCGACCCGTCCGTCTAGGGTGGAACCGGATTCGTGCATTCCGCCACAAGAGAGGCGCGTCCGGTCACAAACCAGGCGTTTCCGTGCACGCCGTACCCCGACGGCGCGCCCGCTCTCACACACTCCCCGCACCCGCGGAGATGATGGACCCGGAGAAAGGTCGGTCTGCGATGACGCAGCACTCGTCCCCGACGCCCAAGGACGACACGCCCCTGGTACGCCTCGACGTGGACAGGGGAGTGGCCACGGTCACCCTCGACTCCCCCCGCAACCGCAACGCGCTGTCCGCGCGGCTGCGGTCGGAGCTCTCCAAGGCGCTGTCCGACGCCATGGCCGACGACGAGGTGCGCGCCGTCGTCCTCACCGGCACCGGGCCCGTGTTCTGCGCCGGGGCAGACCTCAAGGAGGTCGCCGCCGCGCTGGCCGGGGAACCCGTCGAGCCCGCCCCGGAGCTGCCGGAGGTCTTCGAGCAGATCATGGGAGCCCCCAAGCCCGTCATCGCCGTCCTCAACGGCGCCGCCCGCGCCGGCGGCATCGGCCTGGTCGCCGCCGCCGACATCGCCCTGGCCCCCAAGAGCGCCACCTTCGCGTTCACCGAGGTGCGCATCGGAGTGGTGCCCGCGATCATCTCCGTCCCCGTGTCCGCCCGGATGCACTCGCGCCAGCTCAGCCGCTACTTCCTCACCGGCGAGCTCTTCGACGCCTCCGCCGCCGCCAAGGCCGGGCTCATCACCCAGGCGGTGCCCGACCGCGACATGGCGCACGCCCTCGACGCCGTCCTCCAGGGCATCCGCGGCTCCGCGCCCAAGGCGCTCTCGCGCACCAAGGAGCTGCTCGGCGAACTCGGCGCCGGGGCGCTGGCCGCCCCCGAGCGGCGGGCCGAGGCGTTCGCCCGCATGGGGGAGCTGTCCGCCGAGTTCTTCGCCGGCGAGGACGCCGCCGAGGGCCGGCTGTCCTTCTTCGAGAAGCGCCCGCCGCGCTGGGCCAGGTGACCGTGGCCGGGCGCCCCTCCTTTCGGGGCGTCCGGTGCGTCCGCTCCTGCGCAGAGGTCACAATGGTCGGGTGAGCTACTCCGGAGATACCAGGGTCGGCGGCCCCGCCGACCTGCGACGACTACCGCATCTGACCATCACCAAGATCAGCGTCGGCCCCATGGAGAACAACGCCTACCTGTTGCGTTGCCGCTCCACCGGCGAGGCCGCCCTCATCGACGCCGCCGCCGAGCCCGACCGTATCCTCGAACTCATCGGCGCCGACGGCCTCGACCGGGTGATCACCACCCACCGCCACCAGGACCACTGGCAGGCCCTGGCCGAGGTGGTCGGGGAGACCGGCGCCCGCACCGTGGCCCACCCCGAGGACGGCGAGGAACTGCCCGTCTCCGTCGACGAGCCCGTCGTCCACGGCTCGCGGATCTCCGTGGGGGACTGCCACCTCACCGTCATCCACCTGCGCGGCCACACGCCCGGGTCGATCGCGCTGCGCTACGACGACCCCGAGGGGCACGTCCACCTGTTCACCGGCGACAGCCTCTTCCCGGGCGGGGTCGGCCGCACCTGGTCCGACGAGGACTTCCGAACCCTTCTCGGCGACGTCGAGGAGCGCGTGTTCGGGGTCCTGCCCGACGACACCTGGGTCTACCCCGGCCACGGGCGCGACACCACTCTGGGAGTGGAGCGCCCCCACCTGGACGAGTGGCGCGAACGGGGCTGGTGAGTCAGGCCCCCAGACACACGAAGCCGTGCCGCCCCAGGTGGGCGGCCACCGCCTCGGGCGGGGCGGCGCCCGCCGCCAGCGCCCGGTGGAAACCGGCCACGGCCCGTCCGGTCCCGGCATCGCGCACCGGGGCCGGGCTGGCCACCACGGCGCGCACCCCCGCCTCCAGCAGCGCCCCGGCGAAGCGCCCGGCTCCGCACGAGGTCAGCACCACCACCTTCGGAGGCGCCGCCGACACCAGGTCCAGGGCCAGCAGCGGACCGTCGGCCAGGGCGACCGACGACAGCAGCGGGGAGCGCTCGGCCACCCGGCCGTGCCCGGACAGGTGCACCAGGTCGCAGCCCGCGGCGCCCGCCGCCACCTCGCCGACCCGCACGGCCCGGTGCGCCCGGGAGTGGACCCTGCCCAGGTCGGCGACCTCGCGGACGGCGCCCCGCGGCGCCGGGCCCGCCGCCAGCAGCACCCGCCGCCACCGGGGGAGCGGACGCACCACCCGGTCCGCCCACGCCCGCGCCGACGGCACCACCGCGACGGGCCGGCCGCGCAGCCCGGGCAGCGCGCCCCACGGCGGGTGGCCCAGCCGCGGGTCGGCGGCGACCACCAGCGGCCGGTCGTCCACCAGCTCCAGCACGGGGGCCAGCGCCGCGCCGAACTCCCGCGCCACCCGCGCGGGCGGGCCCAGCGACCGGGCGTGCACCCGGCCCTCGACCACGACCAGCGCCACCACGTCGCCCACGACCACCAGGCGCACGAACGCCCGGCCGCCCAGCAGCCCGGCCAGCCGGGCGCCCACCGGAGCGCACTCCCGCGCGGCCGCACCCTGCGCGTACCGCGCCCGCTCCCACCGCCGCGCGTACACCAGGCAGTGCCGGTCCCGTCCGTTCGCCAGCGCCTCCCGGTACCGCTCGACCACCGGGTCGCACCGCCCCGCCGGCACCCGCGGCGCCGGGGGCACGGTGAACTCGGCCCACTCCAGCGCACCGCGCAGGTCGCCCCGCGCCAGCGACACCTCCACCCCGGCCCGCGCCACCTGCGGGTCCCCGAGCACACGGGGGTCCGCTTCGGCGGGCCCCGCGAAGGCGGCCCACGGGCCGCGGACCTCCTGCGACTCACGGGTCAGCCGCGAACCGGGGGCCGCCCGCCGCTCCCCGGCCCTGTGCACACCGCCGGCAGGCCGGTGACCGGCGGGTCCTCCCGGGGCCCGGGGCGCCCGCGGTTCCGGGGGCGACTGTTCGGTGCGGGCCGCCCGTGCGCCACCGGCCGTCCGCGGGGCCGGGGGCCACGGGGGGAGCTGCACGTCCACCGCCCGGTGCGCCGCGACCAGGCGGGGGACGGGCTCGGAGGCGCTCACCGGCCGCCGCAGTTCCAGTGCGGCGTGCGCCCGCTCCTGCGGCGACGCGGACGACCAGTCCAGCGGGGCCGCGCACACCCGTTCGGCCATCTCCTCCAGCCGCACGGCCAGGCGGTACCACAGCGACCCCGGGCCGTGGGTCTCCCGCACCCGGCGGGCCAGCTCCCGCGCACGGTGGCGGTCGCCGCGCAGCAGCCGCAGTTTGGCCTCCACCAGCAGGGTGACCGGCTGCGCCGACCGGCCGTGCGCCCACGGGCCGTCCGCCAGGGTGAGCGCGGCCTCCTCCAGGTGGCCCTCGGCCAGCAGGGCCTCCGCCAGGTCGGCGCACAGCGCCTCGCGCCGGTCGGTCGGCAGCCGGTGCGCCAGGCCCGTGAACGTGGCGATCGCCCCGGCGGCGTCGCCCCTGCGCAGTGCCAGACAGCCCAGGTTCTGCCGGGTGACCAGCTCCAACAGGTGCAGGTCCCGATCCAACGCCAGGGAACGGGCCTCCTCCAGGTGGTCCTCGGCCGCGCCGAACCCGCCGCACAGGATCCGGGCCAGTCCCAGGTTGGCGAGGAACCCGGGCAGGACGGGCGCGGCCTCCTCCGCCAACGGGTGCCGCCGCAGCCGGACGTGGGTGTCGTCGAGGATCTCCACGGTCCGGTCGAACAGCCCGCGCTCGGCCAGGGCGACACCGAGGACCACCCGTTGGAGGAGGAGACGGCCGGACCTTTCCACCCGACCGTCCCGGCCTGTTCGCCAACGGACGGAGGGGGTCGAGGAACGGGGTGCGGGACGGGACGGGGTCAAGGTCCGGCCGCCTTTCTCCGAGGGGGAGGAGCACCTCTAGGAATAGCAGCGGGTGACGGTCCGTGTGGAGATGGGAACGTGAAGTCACCTCGGAGTCGGCCGCCCAAAAGCGGACAAGGGGGTGCGAAGGCCGACGAGCGCGCGGGGGTTCCCGGCGGGATGCAATGGCAATTCGGAACCGCCCCTTCTGTGACCGTCCGGCCCCGTCTGCGGACGGCGGTCAGAGGGTGAACCACTCCGTGCTGAGCGGGGCCTCGGCGTCGCGGCGGAGGGTGAGCCGGATCGGCCCGCGGCGCAGGTCCGGCAGGGCGAACTCGCCGGTCTCCTCGACGGAGGCGACGTCCTCGCCGCCGCCCGGCCGGTGGGCCTCCAGCAGGGCGTACCCGAAGTCGCCCCGGACCGTCCCCGACAGGGTGCGGGAGGGGCCGCGGGCGTGCAGGGCCAGGTCGATGCGCACGTCCCCGAACTCGAAGGACAGCTCCCCGACGACCGGGTCGTCCACCGAGCGCACCTCCTCGGTGCGGGGGCCCCGCTCGGCCACGAGGACGGCGAGGTCCACGGCGTCCACGCTCCGGTCGAAGGCCGCCAGCGCGGCCTCCCGGCCCTCGAGGCCCTCCCGCTCCTCCCGGCTGCTCATATCTCGTCCTCCAGGGTGTTGCGCAGCCGGCGGACCATGCGGCGGCGCTCGTTGAACGCGGCCCGGCGGTCCTGCGGCGGCGGGGTGGAACCGGGTTCGAGGATGCGCAGCGCGGCCCGGCGCTCGGCGGGGTCGCGCAGGCGGTCGACCGCCCGGTGCAGCGCCTCGTCGCGCTCCTTGCGCAGGTACTCGGCCTCCGGGTCCGGGGCGTTCCCGTCGACGCGGGCGAACTCCTCCGGGTCGGTCGGGTACTGGCGGGCGTCGCGCCCGCGCTGGCGCAGGCACTTGTCGCGGGTGACCCGGGACAGCCAGGCGCGCAGGCGGTGCGGCTCGCGGAGCCGGGGCAGGTGCAGGTTGAGGGTCAGCCACACCGTCTGGACGACGTCCTCGCGGTCCGGCGCGGACAGCCCGAAGGAGCGGGCGATGCCGTTGACCATCGGCAGGTGGCGGTCGACGATGTCCCGCCAGGCCTCGCGGCTGCCGTTCGCGGCCCGGCGCACGAGTTCGGCGTCGTCAAGGCCGAGTCCGCTTGTGGCCAATGTCGGGGGGTGTTCGTGCCGCGGGTCGCTGGAAAGTACGGTTTCAGGGTCCTCGTGCGACTGGTCTGGCAAACGCGCCCCCACTATGATCGGATTCCCCCATAGCACCTTCGGGGCACACGTTACTCCGGAGGGGCGGGGGATACTGGGAGATCCCAGAAGATCGCTGGTCCTCAGGGTGCCCTTCGGGCACAATGGGGCAAAGGCATTCAGGCGGGTATGCAACCTTCTCGTGGTACGAGGGCGTCGGGGAAGCGCACTCGTTCGTATCAGGAGGTTCGGTGTCCGCACGTGGCGTCTTGTACGTCCACTCCGCGCCCGCGGCGCTGTGCCCACACGTCGAGTGGGCGGTCGCGGGTGTCGTAGGAGTGCCCGTGAAACTCGATTGGGTCGCCCAGCCGGCGGCACCCGGCAACCACCGCGCCGAGCTGAACTGGCAGGGGCGGCCGGGGACCGCGGGGCAGGTGGCCTCGGCGCTGAACACGTGGCAGCGCCTGCGGTTCGAGGTGACCGAGGAGGGGTCGCCCGGCTGCGACGGCGTGCGCTACAGCTACACGCCGTCCCTCGGTATGTTCACCGCGGTCACCAGCGCCGCCGGGGAGGTCCTGGTACCGGAGGGCAGGCTGCGCCTGGCCGTGGAGGAGGCCGCCGCCGGCGGCTCCGACCTGGCCTCGGCGATCGACCGCCTCACCGGCCGCGCCTGGGACGAGGAGCTGGAGCCGTTCCGCTACGCCGGAGACGGCGCCCCCGTCCGCTGGCTCCACGCCGTGGGCTGAGTCTCCACTGCCGCTGGGGTTCGTGAGGCGCCCGCTGGGGTTCTGGAGGCCCCGGAGGAGCGGTTCCCGGGGAGGCCTGTGGCCGCAGGCCGTCCGCTGAGGACCTTCCGCCACCCGACGGGCGGCGAGGAGCGCGACGCAGGGCCGAAGGCTCCCGCCCTCGGGGGCGCCGAACAAGGTGGCCGGGCTGTGGCCGCAGGCCGTCCGTCGAACCCGGCCTAGAGGGGCTCGCCCTCGTCGGGCCAGATGAGGGAGGCCAGCAGCACCGCCGCCCAGATCCCCAGGGGGACGAGCGGCCAGTACGGCACGGGTTCGCCGCCGATGAGGACCGCCGCGCCCCACACCCCCGTGAGGAGCACGGCGATGCCCAGCCACCACCGCCACTCGTCGGCGTGCTCCCACCGGGGCTCCTCCCGGGCGGACGGCACGAGCGGCGGCGGGGCGGGCGCGGGCAGGTCGGCGATGAGCCCGTCGAGCTCGCCGATCAGCACCGCGCTCAGTGCCGACTCCACCCGGCGCTCGTACTCGACCAGGTCCAGGCGGCCCTCCACGAACGCCGTGGTGAGCCGCTCGACGATCTGCTCGCGCTCGTCGTCGGAGGCGCGTGTGCGGTACCTGTTCTCCACTTCCCACCCCCCGGGGCGCGGTGCGGTGCCCACACGATACGCGTGACCCCCGGGACGGGGGAAGGGTCATCGGGCGGTGAGCCAGCGCGCGACCGTGCGGCAGGTCGCCGGGTCGGCCCCGCCGACCAGCCCGGTGTGCTCGTACCCTCCCCGGTAGGGGAAGGGCGTGCCGTCCAGCCGGGTGAGCAGGCCCCCGGTCTCGGCCAGGACCAGGCCGGGCGCGGCCACGTCCCAGTCGCGCACGGGCACGTCCTTGACGAACAGGTGGGCGGTCCCCTCGGCGATCAGGCACAGTTTCAGGGAGATGCTGCCGCTCTCCAGGTAGCCGCCGTACCCGAAGCGCTCGGCGACCCGGGCGGCGATGCCGCGCGGCTCGGGGGTGTTGTCGGTGAGCACCCCGTGCCCGGGCGGGACGGCCGGGTGGCGGGGCAGGGGGACGCCGTCGCGGCGGGCGCCCCGGCCGCGCACGGCGGTGTACAGGGTCCGGGACTCGGGGGCGTACACGGCGGCGACCTCGGGGCGGTCGCCGATGACCAGGGCGGCCTGGGTGACGTACCCGGGGAACCCGTGCGCGTAGCTGGCGGTCCCGTCGACGGGGTCGATCAGCCAGTACCGGGGCGGCCGCTCCCGGGCCAGGGAGCCGGGGTCCTCCTCGCTGACCACGGGGATGTCCGGGTCGATCGCGGTGAGCCGGTCCGACAGCGCCCGGTGCGCCCGGGCGTCGGCCCCGGCCTTGAACTGGTCCCCCTCCCACACGCCCCGCAGGGCCTCGGCGTCCCCGCGCCATTCGCGCAGCAGGGCGCCGACCTCGGTGACCGCTCCGGCCACCGCCTCCGCCAGCGGGTGCGCGCTCCCGGGACCCTCCGCGGCCCCGTCGGCCGTTCCGCTCAACAGCTCGCTCACGGGTCCGCTCACCGCCCCGCGAGCGGGGTCGCCGGGGCCAGGGCGGGGTCCCGGACCGGGACGCCGACGGTCGCGGGCGCCGGGCTGATGCCGTGCGAGGTGAACTGCTCCTCGTCGATGAAGTCGTCGGTCCAGTGCCGCACCATGGCCACCCCCTCGCGCCAGTCGTCGGCGAGCCGCGGGCCGCTCCCCACGGCCTGGCCCACCAGCCCGGCGATCTCGTCGACCCCGGCGGCGGTGGTGAGGGCGGAGGTGGAGGAGAAGCGCGGGTTGATCTCGAACACCCGGGGCGCGCCGTCCCCGTCCAGGCTCAGCTGGACGTTGAAGGGGCCGTCGGCCCGCAGGGACTCCTGGACCGCCCGGCAGGTCTCGATGACCGCCTCGTTGCGGCGGGTCACCGCGTACTTGGTGACGCCCTGCTTGAGGACGACCTCCTTGGGGACGACGGCCTGCACGCCGCCGTCGCGCCAGACCACCACGGACACGGTGTACTCGGGCCCGGTGATCCGCTCCTGGACGATGAGCTCGTCGGCGGGCAGGCCGCTCTCGGCCACGACCCGGGCCAGGTCGCCGACGGAGTCGACGAACCGCACCCCGCGGCTGCCCCGGCCGCTGCGCGGCTTGACCACCAGGCCCCGTGCGGCGTCGAAGGTGTCGGTGGGCCACTCGGAGGCGAGCCGGGTGCGGGGGACGCCGATCCCGGCGGCGTCGAGTTCGCGCATGAGCCGGTACTTGTCCAGGCAGGTGGCGACGAACCCGGGCAGCGGCAGCAGCACGGCGACGCCGTCCTCGGCCAGGCCGCCGACGTGCAGCAGCTCCTCGTCGACCAGGGGGACGACCGCGGCGGCGCCCTCCTCGGCGCACAGCGCGCGCATGCGGGGCAGGAAGGCCTCGCTGTC is a window of Nocardiopsis changdeensis DNA encoding:
- a CDS encoding DUF3145 domain-containing protein, with amino-acid sequence MSARGVLYVHSAPAALCPHVEWAVAGVVGVPVKLDWVAQPAAPGNHRAELNWQGRPGTAGQVASALNTWQRLRFEVTEEGSPGCDGVRYSYTPSLGMFTAVTSAAGEVLVPEGRLRLAVEEAAAGGSDLASAIDRLTGRAWDEELEPFRYAGDGAPVRWLHAVG
- a CDS encoding CHAT domain-containing protein, which encodes MVLGVALAERGLFDRTVEILDDTHVRLRRHPLAEEAAPVLPGFLANLGLARILCGGFGAAEDHLEEARSLALDRDLHLLELVTRQNLGCLALRRGDAAGAIATFTGLAHRLPTDRREALCADLAEALLAEGHLEEAALTLADGPWAHGRSAQPVTLLVEAKLRLLRGDRHRARELARRVRETHGPGSLWYRLAVRLEEMAERVCAAPLDWSSASPQERAHAALELRRPVSASEPVPRLVAAHRAVDVQLPPWPPAPRTAGGARAARTEQSPPEPRAPRAPGGPAGHRPAGGVHRAGERRAAPGSRLTRESQEVRGPWAAFAGPAEADPRVLGDPQVARAGVEVSLARGDLRGALEWAEFTVPPAPRVPAGRCDPVVERYREALANGRDRHCLVYARRWERARYAQGAAARECAPVGARLAGLLGGRAFVRLVVVGDVVALVVVEGRVHARSLGPPARVAREFGAALAPVLELVDDRPLVVAADPRLGHPPWGALPGLRGRPVAVVPSARAWADRVVRPLPRWRRVLLAAGPAPRGAVREVADLGRVHSRAHRAVRVGEVAAGAAGCDLVHLSGHGRVAERSPLLSSVALADGPLLALDLVSAAPPKVVVLTSCGAGRFAGALLEAGVRAVVASPAPVRDAGTGRAVAGFHRALAAGAAPPEAVAAHLGRHGFVCLGA
- a CDS encoding enoyl-CoA hydratase-related protein: MTQHSSPTPKDDTPLVRLDVDRGVATVTLDSPRNRNALSARLRSELSKALSDAMADDEVRAVVLTGTGPVFCAGADLKEVAAALAGEPVEPAPELPEVFEQIMGAPKPVIAVLNGAARAGGIGLVAAADIALAPKSATFAFTEVRIGVVPAIISVPVSARMHSRQLSRYFLTGELFDASAAAKAGLITQAVPDRDMAHALDAVLQGIRGSAPKALSRTKELLGELGAGALAAPERRAEAFARMGELSAEFFAGEDAAEGRLSFFEKRPPRWAR
- a CDS encoding DUF5998 family protein, with protein sequence MSTDWRLEIERSGYYPALVIDAVATALGDESAEAFVVHHEATFDPAMEMRRHITVMLLTATRLVVCHTDEHPPTEPGGTSHASTTTDSIQLGNIQSVALTRVVPNPAQYTPGSMPSELVLSVNLSVNWGAVAHIDLEPASCADESCELDHGYTGAITAEPLTLRVSEAADGAEAVATMLNFANALSAATR
- a CDS encoding 3'(2'),5'-bisphosphate nucleotidase CysQ family protein yields the protein MSELLSGTADGAAEGPGSAHPLAEAVAGAVTEVGALLREWRGDAEALRGVWEGDQFKAGADARAHRALSDRLTAIDPDIPVVSEEDPGSLARERPPRYWLIDPVDGTASYAHGFPGYVTQAALVIGDRPEVAAVYAPESRTLYTAVRGRGARRDGVPLPRHPAVPPGHGVLTDNTPEPRGIAARVAERFGYGGYLESGSISLKLCLIAEGTAHLFVKDVPVRDWDVAAPGLVLAETGGLLTRLDGTPFPYRGGYEHTGLVGGADPATCRTVARWLTAR
- a CDS encoding DUF1707 SHOCT-like domain-containing protein codes for the protein MENRYRTRASDDEREQIVERLTTAFVEGRLDLVEYERRVESALSAVLIGELDGLIADLPAPAPPPLVPSAREEPRWEHADEWRWWLGIAVLLTGVWGAAVLIGGEPVPYWPLVPLGIWAAVLLASLIWPDEGEPL
- a CDS encoding RNA polymerase sigma factor codes for the protein MATSGLGLDDAELVRRAANGSREAWRDIVDRHLPMVNGIARSFGLSAPDREDVVQTVWLTLNLHLPRLREPHRLRAWLSRVTRDKCLRQRGRDARQYPTDPEEFARVDGNAPDPEAEYLRKERDEALHRAVDRLRDPAERRAALRILEPGSTPPPQDRRAAFNERRRMVRRLRNTLEDEI
- a CDS encoding ATP-grasp domain-containing protein — its product is MVTTAGSAPTPGTILHLRSRGYRVVATDVDPAAPGLYLADRGHLVPPGDSEAFLPRMRALCAEEGAAAVVPLVDEELLHVGGLAEDGVAVLLPLPGFVATCLDKYRLMRELDAAGIGVPRTRLASEWPTDTFDAARGLVVKPRSGRGSRGVRFVDSVGDLARVVAESGLPADELIVQERITGPEYTVSVVVWRDGGVQAVVPKEVVLKQGVTKYAVTRRNEAVIETCRAVQESLRADGPFNVQLSLDGDGAPRVFEINPRFSSTSALTTAAGVDEIAGLVGQAVGSGPRLADDWREGVAMVRHWTDDFIDEEQFTSHGISPAPATVGVPVRDPALAPATPLAGR
- a CDS encoding MBL fold metallo-hydrolase produces the protein MSYSGDTRVGGPADLRRLPHLTITKISVGPMENNAYLLRCRSTGEAALIDAAAEPDRILELIGADGLDRVITTHRHQDHWQALAEVVGETGARTVAHPEDGEELPVSVDEPVVHGSRISVGDCHLTVIHLRGHTPGSIALRYDDPEGHVHLFTGDSLFPGGVGRTWSDEDFRTLLGDVEERVFGVLPDDTWVYPGHGRDTTLGVERPHLDEWRERGW